The following proteins are encoded in a genomic region of Microtus ochrogaster isolate Prairie Vole_2 chromosome 5, MicOch1.0, whole genome shotgun sequence:
- the Man2c1 gene encoding alpha-mannosidase 2C1: MPEPLVPGGAATRQHQGFSGERSGRFAMAVAPSLKHWRTTFERVEKFVSPIYFTDCNLRGRLFGDRCRVTLSSFLTPERLPYEEAVQQDFSPAQVGDSFGPTWWTCWFRVELVIPEAWVGQEVHLCWESDGESLVWRDGEPVQGLTKEGEKTSYVLTDKLGEGDPRSLTLYIEVACNGLLGAGKGSMIAAPDPEKMFRLSQAELAVFHRDVHKLLVDLELLLGMAKGLGEDNQRSFQALYTANQMVNVCDPAQPETYSAAKALASKFFGQHGGESQHTIHAMGHCHIDTAWLWPFKETVRKCARSWSTAVKLMEQDPEFIFVCSQAQQLQWVKNHYPGLHARLQEFACRGQFVPVGGTWVEMDGNLPSGESMVRQFLQGQNFFLQEFGKVCSEFWLPDTFGYSAQLPQIMRGCGIKRFLTQKLSWNLVNSFPHHTFVWEGLDGSQVLVHFPPGDSYGMQGTVEEVLKTVTNNRDKGRTNHSGFLFGFGDGGGGPTQTMLDRLKRLSNTDGLPRVQLSSPEQLFTALERDSGQLCTWVGELFLELHNGTYTTHAQLKKGNRECEQILHDVELLSSLALARSAQFLYPAAQLEHLWRLLLLNQFHDVLTGSCIQLVAEDAMSYYEDIRSHGNTLLSTAAAALCAGEPGPEGLLIVNTLPWKRTEVLALPKPGGAHSLALVTVPSVGYAPAPTSLQPLLPQQPVFVVQETDGSVTLDNGIIRVRLDPTGCLTSLVLVASSREAIAEGALGNQFVLFDDVPLYWDAWDVMDYHLETRKPVRGQAGTLAVGTEGGLRGSAWFLLQISPSSRLSQEVVLDIGCPYVRFHTEVHWHEAHKFLKVEFPARIRSPQATYEIQFGHLQRPTHYNTSWDWARYEVWAQRWIDLSECDFGLALLNNCKYGASVRGNVLSLSLLRAPKAPDVTADMGRHEFTYALMPHKGSFQEAGVIHAAYNLNFPLLALPAPGPAPATTWSAFSVSSPAVVLETIKQAEKSHQYRTLVLRLYEAHGSHVDCWLYTSLPIQEAILCNLLEQRDPTGHLSLRDNRLKLTFSPFQVRSLLLVLQPPPN, from the exons ATGCCGGAACCTTTGGTTCCAGGCGGTGCAGCGACACGGCAGCACCAAGGGTTTTCCGGGGAGAGAAGTGGGCGCTTCGCCATGGCGGTAGCCCCGTCTTTGAAGCATTGGCGTACCACTTTTGAGCGGGTGGAGAAGTTCGTGTCCCCGATCTACTTCACAGACTGTAACCTCCGCGGCAG GCTCTTCGGGGACAGGTGCCGGGTGACACTTTCCAGCTTCCTAACGCCGGAGAGACTTCCCTACGAGGAGGCGGTGCAGCAGGACTTCAGCCCTGCGCAGGTCGGCGACAGCTTCGGACCCAC ATGGTGGACCTGCTGGTTCCGGGTAGAACTGGTCATCCCCGAAGCATGGGTGGGACAGGAAGTTCATCTTTGCTGGGAAAGTGATGGAGAAAGCCTTGTCTGGCGTGATGGGGAACCTGTCCAG GGTTTGACCAAAGAGGGTGAAAAGACCAGTTATGTTCTAACTGATAAGCTGGGAGAAGGAGACCCTCGGAG CTTGACCCTCTACATAGAAGTGGCCTGCAATGGGCTTCTGGGGGCTGGGAAAGGAAGCATGATTGCAGCCCCTGACCCCGAGAAGATGTTCCGACTGAGCCAGGCTGAGCTGGCTGTGTTCCATCGTGATGTCCACAAGCTCCTGGTGGACCTGGAGCTGCTACTGGGCATGGCCAAG GGCCTCGGGGAAGACAACCAGCGCAGCTTCCAGGCCCTGTACACAGCCAATCAGATGGTGAATGTGTGTGACCCTGCCCAGCCTGAGACCTACTCAGCAGCCAAGGCCCTGGCCTCCAAGTTCTTTGGCCAACATGGAGGTGAAAGCCAACATACCATCCATGCCATGGGGCACTGCCATATTGATACAG CCTGGCTTTGGCCCTTCAAGGAGACTGTGCGGAAATGTGCCCGGAGCTGGTCAACAGCTGTGAAGCTCATGGAGCAGGACCCTGAGTTCATCTTTGTCTGCTCTCAG GCACAACAGCTCCAGTGGGTGAAGAACCACTACCCTGGCCTGCATGCTCGGCTCCAGGAGTTTGCCTGCCGCGGACAGTTTGTGCCTGTGGGGGGCACATGGGTGGAAATG GATGGGAACCTTCCCAGTGGAGAGTCCATGGTGAGGCAGTTCCTGCAGGGCCAGAACTTCTTTCTGCAAGAGTTTGGGAAGGTGTGCTCTGAG TTCTGGCTGCCAGACACATTTGGATACTCAGCACAGCTCCCTCAAATCATGCGTGGCTGTGGCATCAAGCGCTTCCTGACACAGAAACTGAGCTGGAACTTGGTCAACTCCTTCCCA CATCATACTTTCGTCTGGGAGGGGCTGGATGGCTCCCAGGTGCTGGTCCATTTCCCACCTGGAGACTCATACGGAATGCAGGGCACTGTGGAGGAG GTGCTGAAGACCGTGACCAACAACCGGGATAAGGGGCGGACCAACCACAGTGGCTTCCTCTTCGGCTTCGGGGATGGGGGTGGTGGCCCCACACAGACCATGCTAGACCGCTTAAAGCGGTTGAGCAATACCGATGGGCTGCCCAG GGTGCAGCTGTCGTCTCCTGAGCAGCTCTTCACAGCACTGGAGAGAGATTCGGGACAGCTGTGCACGTGGGTTGGGGAACTCTTCCTGGAACTGCACAATGGCACCTACACTACTCATGCCCAG CTCAAGAAGGGGAACCGGGAATGTGAGCAAATCCTTCATGATGTGGAACTGCTGAGCAGCCTGGCCCTAGCCCGCAGTGCCCAGTTCCTATACCCAGCTGCCCAGCTGGAGCACCTCTGGAG GCTCCTACTCCTCAACCAGTTCCATGATGTGCTGACTGGAAGCTGCATTCAGCTGGTGGCAGAAGACGCCATGAGCTACTATGAAG ACATCCGTTCCCATGGCAATACACTGCTCAGTACTGCAGCCGCGGCCTTGTGTGCTGGGGAGCCAGGTCCTGAGGGCCTCCTTATTGTCAACACGTTGCCCTGGAAGCGCACTGAAGTGTTGGCATTGCCCAAGCCCGGTGGGGCTCACAGCCTAG CCCTGGTGACAGTGCCTAGTGTTGGCTATGCTCCTGCTCCCACCTCACTGCAGCCCCTGCTGCCCCAGCAGCCTGTGTTTGTGGTGCAGGAG ACTGATGGTTCTGTGACTCTGGACAATGGCATCATCCGGGTGAGACTGGATCCAACTGGCTGTCTTACTTCCCTGGTCCTGGTGGCTTCTAGCAG GGAGGCCATTGCAGAGGGTGCTCTGGGGAACCAGTTCGTGCTGTTTGATGATGTGCCGTTGTACTGGGATGCATGGGATGTCATGGACTATCATCTAGAGACACG GAAGCCTGTACGGGGCCAGGCAGGGACCCTGGCAGTAGGCACTGAAGGTGGCCTTCGGGGCAGTGCCTGGTTCCTGCTGCAGATCAGCCCCAGCAGTCGGCTCAGCCAGGAAGTTGTGCTGGACATTGGTTGCCCCTATGTCCGCTTCCACACTGAG gTGCACTGGCATGAGGCCCACAAGTTCCTGAAGGTGGAGTTCCCTGCTCGCATACGGAGCCCCCAGGCTACCTATGAGATCCAGTTTGGGCACCTTCAGAGGCCTACCCACTATAACACCTCTTGGGACTGGGCTCGATACGAG GTGTGGGCCCAGCGCTGGATAGATCTGTCTGAGTGTGACTTTGGGCTGGCACTGCTCAACAACTGCAAGTATGGAGCATCCGTGCGGGGCAACGTCCTCAGCCTCTCACT GTTGCGTGCACCCAAGGCCCCAGATGTTACTGCTGATATGGGCCGCCATGAATTCACTTATGCCTTGATGCCTCACAAGG GTTCCTTCCAAGAAGCTGGTGTTATCCATGCTGCCTACAACCTCAACTTTCCTCTGCTGGCCCTGCCGGCTCCAGGCCCAGCGCCTGCCACCACCTGGAGTGCCTTTTCTGTATCTTCACCCGCAGTAGTGTTGGAGACCATCAAGCAG GCTGAGAAGAGCCATCAATACCGCACCCTGGTTCTAAGGCTGTATGAGGCCCATGGCAGCCACGTAGACTGCTGGCTATACACATCTTTGCCCATTCAGGAGGCCATCCT TTGTAACCTCCTGGAGCAGCGAGACCCTACTGGTCACCTGTCCCTTCGTGACAACCGCCTGAAGCTTACCTTTTCTCCCTTTCAAGTGAGGTCCCTTTTGCTGGTGCTTCAGCCTCCACCAAACTGA